CTTTGATCTTTTGTGTGTGCACGTGGATGCGGCCAAGGTGGATTTAAGCAGCTTAAAGATAGGAggctcaagtttttttttttttttggttgtatttttcttGCATAATAAAATGGATGATTGTAAGAAATAAAAGACTTCATAACGCAAACCTAATGATTGAGCATTTACTtcaagatgatgagaatgaaTGAATTAAGACATAAGGAGAGTCCCCTCTAGGTAAAGACCGTAGAAGGCATTGCCCTAAAAACATAAAGTTTTAAGAAAGATAGAAAATGAACCAAAAACTCCCTTAAAATTCACTTGATTTTGTGCTATAATGCCCAGAAAAATATGGGGCATCTACATCTAGACAACCTGTATAGTCAACATCAGAATACCCAATCATTTTGAGGTGATCCGATCACCTATAAGTGAGCATGTAATCCTTAGTACCTTACAAATATTTCATGACTTTCATTGCAGTCCTCCGATGACTCACCCTAGGATCACTCAAGTATCTATCAAGCGCATCAATTGCATAAGCAATGTCAGGACAGGTACATACTTGAGCATATAGTAGACTACCAACTACTAGAGAATAATGAGCctcttttatgtgtttttatcaTCATCATTCTCAACACATTATTTTCTTAAAAGTTTCTCaccctttaccacaagttttGCACATGATGAACAAGATTGCATGTTAAATATGTTAAGAACTCTCTCGGCATAAGTTGTTAAAGATAAACCAAGAATACCACTTGACCTATCACGATGTATTTGTAAGCCTAGAACAAAAGAAGCATCACCAAAATAAGCCACTAGGGTCATCAGAACATGGAATGAATCCTTCTTAGATATTGGAGAGAATGTTTCTTTATGATCAATTCAATATGGCTTTGGATCTTTCAACCTCATCTGAGGAATCATGTTTGGTTTTGAAAACCCATTTACATCCACCTGCTTTATATTCGCCAAGTAACTCCACCAAGTCCGAGACTTGTTTGTGACCCATAAATGTCAGTTCATCTCATATAGCATCCATCCACTAAGGGATTTGAGGACTGATTGCAGCTTCTTGGAAACTAACCAAATCATCATTAATTCCCATATCATATTTATGTTCCCGCATATACCACATGAAACCATCTGAAATTACAAGTCTACTAACTCTCTGAGATCTCCTCAATGGAGGATCAATGATCTGCGGACCTTGGCCTCCATCATCAACTAATATAAGATCATGAACCATAACTAGTAGAATGATAATGTTCTCTTCTTGTGAAAACACAACATTTGAATGTGATATTGTTGTTAGAGGAAGTACAACATGTTCCTCTAGTGGGGGAAAAAAAATTGATGTGTGATTACAAATCATTTCTAAGGATCTCatctccacaaaaaaaaaaaaaaaaacagctcaATCTGACTCAAAATCTCTACTGGTATTTTAAGGACAATAAAATTTAAAGCCTTTTGAGCCAATGTATTTTACAAACACATTTGCTAGACATCTGATTCAAATTGTATATAGTTATTTTTAATGCATCTACACCATAAATTAGAAATTAATTCTAAATTAGAAAAATCTCTATGCATGTTGTCAAGGATACAAAGCAGATGGATATGTATGTCAACAGCTCTATGAATTGTGTACATTGTAATCTAATATTAATAGAAAAagacttgtatttttttttttttaattatttaacttaaaattgtcttttataaattattaaatttagaCTTAAAAGCATTAATGTTTTAATATTGTTGGTCACTTTAGACTTTATAATTGTATAGCATGTACAACCAACCTTACTCCTCTCTCAATCAAATGCATGATGTGTGTCTACAATAAATTAACAATCCCCATGATATTACAAACAGTCCATGGTGAATCTAGGCACATTCAACCTAGTGAGGGTACGGCAGATACTCTAGTGGAATTTTAGATAAATTCTAGTCATTATTTGAACAATTACTTGTAGCTAATTGAACAATTTTcctattaaaattttatatatatgcagAATATTGAACTATTCAACACACAATCTCAAATTTTCTCCCAAACCCAATACACATTTCTTTAtgactttttgtttttttggtaaagaaaattctttgaatctcCATTGCATACAATCATTTGCCACAAAAATAATAGTTGTCATAACCCACTAATTGAGTTACAGAAAGCTGTTATGCACACATCAGACAGACATAAGGAATTGTCTGCGCAGAAttgaagagaagaggagagaagaAAGATTTCTGAAGTGGGTTGAAGTCACTTTCATGACGCACATCACATCCATTGGATATTGTCAAGGCCGTGGAAACGGGTGGACTGTCGCTAAATTTTCTTCCTATTATTTCAACACAGAATGATGTAATCGAtcggtagggtttagggtttagtggttgcTGCCTAACATGAACATTTACCATTACGTGCATACTGCATCACAAGTGCCTCACAAGGTTGACCTCTTCTCTTCTCATATTCTGGTTTCATTCCAAGTCTTCCACCTTCTCCAAATGCTTCCATCATAAATCATAAATCATGGCGAAGATATCGCTTACACaaattttttcttccttttctttctttttataatctttttcattttttgatgtGTGAGACCTTCTATTAAGTCTGTAGAAGCAGCCCAATTATTAAATCTCCAACAGTTCCCAGAATTCCAAGAACTAGTTGAAAATGGCTCTCGGAGGCTTAGTGTTTTTCAATGCTTGAGAAAGAGGtttttctggaggagtttgctaGGCTTTTgaggaagaaaaaaataaaaaaaaaattagatgttCCAAAAGAATCAACATGATCTTCCCATCAAATCTCCTTATCCAATAAAAATGCATCAAAGAGTGAGTGTCACACGGTAGGGTTCACATATAATTTTATGGAACCTATTGTTTAGTGTGTTTTCATTGGATAGGGGGGGTCTGATAGTGGTCCTCCCGAATGACCTAATTTTTTCTAGAGGTTTTTTTGGATATTACATCTAGTATCTCTCAAAAAGACATAAGGAATGGACCCACATGTAGGGCTCACACACGTGGGATTCACACCCTTTGTCTTCTTGGGAGATTTTAGGATATAATATCTTGGGGTACTTGTTCCTAAAAAATTTACTAGAAATTTTTTACGTGtaagatttgaaaattattatagGATGGCACATTAATTAATACTTAACCCTACACAAGTGAAAGATATGATTTGAAGTAGACCTAGCAAAGCGAATCGGGTCGGTTTATCCGTggcggataaggcggattatcaggtgaaaaaatcataatctatattcgactcgtttaagtggcggattaggcggtTTTGGGTTGGATAATTCATGGCTGATGAGCGGATAATCCACCATTcgcaaatataattttattaataatttattctttgtcataataatttaaattgtatacaaTAACTTGCAagtagtttgtgtattaacttttttagtaactatattaatcattcaatctatcataataatttaaattgtatacgatAATTGAttgagacattttttttttcccgaaTCCTTGTAATGcactacaaaaaattaaaaaatgggattaaatattttcattttaatcttCACATTATCAACATTTTTCTTTCagattttcaaatatattttaagagaaagaaaaaaatttacaatCATCTAGttcatcataaaaataaaaataaaccacAGCTTCTCTTAAAATAAAGGCAAGACATGCTTGACTGAGCTCTCTTAACCATGTTTGGTGGGCAGAAAATCCACGCCCCATTATCCTACAACTTATATAGCGCAAGTCAAACACCTAACAAATAACTGTCATAAACTCCAATCTATACACCAGTCCAATCTTGCCAAACAAATACACCCAAAGAGAACTTTGCCTACAATAGCCTAGAGTGGATGATTTTGCTTTCCTGGGTAGCAAATAgtttacgaaaaaaaaaaattctataatcTGAATTCATTTTTCACTTTCCTCAGCAACCAAGCATAAGGCAATAAACCACAAAGTTCACTCATTAGAACACTCGCCAAATACATTATATTGCATCAATTGTACACCAAACCTAAGAGTCTAAGACGAACTCTGCAATTCCAATCTTACGATGTAATACAAAAAAGGATGTTGAATTTTTTATTGAAACAGAAGATATCTGAAGCATGAACATACCGATGTCATGCTAGAGGCCCAAAACCAAATGATAGATTTATTAGATCTgtagaagaactgaagaagaagaagaagaagaatacttgcGAAGGCCAAAGGGTATTCTGTTTCTGTAGCAAAAGCTTCTGCTGGTTCGAAGCCCGAATGGTTCACGACGAACTCACGAAGGCCAGAACTGAAGGCCAAAggatctccgtctctctctctctcctctcatgtTGGCTCCCTGAAGTCTGAACAGTGAACAAAGACGCTCACTGCTCTTCACGCTGAAGAATCAAAGAGGGCAGTGCAGCAGGTAGACTGGCAGAGCCTGAGAGGCAGCTAGGGCTCAAATTGAATAGGGGCTATCGGGCTAGACTAGGACTTGGGACTTGGGACTTGGGAGTGGGAGGGGCTGAAGCAGTGAGGGTCATGAGGCGCTGAGCGGGGCGTGTGGGCAGTGGGTCGTGTGGGCACTTCGGCAGTGGGCTCACTGGATTAAAGGGTTTGGGTTGTAGCCTGTTGGGCTTTCCTGGGTTACTATTGTAAGCAGGTTGGCAAATATCCGTTGGATAAACCCGACCCGACCTGCTAAAggggcggatatgaaaatgaaaaaccatattcgactcgtttagaAAACGGATAATTATAAGTCGGTTAAAACGGGTCGAATGCGGTTCGAATtaatggatttttatccattttgccaggtctaATTTGATGTAATGCTAAAAGCATGGACTATGCATTAGGTCAGGCTTTAGACATTTGTCATTTGTAGATTATAAATCATACATTGAATGTCCATTGTTAGTATTTCTTGTGGAGTTGATGGATCTCAATTTGTTGTTTAGCACCATTTTAATGGatctaaaaattaatataaacatCACGAATTTCAAATCTAATGTGGAGAAATTACTCCTTGCAAGCATTTCTCTTTCACCTAGAATAtcaaatcaatttcaaaaccAACTTTCATggaataggtttttttttttttttcaagtattcaatagaaaaaaggaaaatactTAAAGTCATTGCCCGTGTCAAAGTCATTGCCCGTGTCATCCTCTGTCCGTGGCGTGCAACACGGCTCTAATAAAAATGGGTATACACCAATCTTGTGTTTGGTTTGTAAGAATGGAATGTAATGTAATGAGAAGAGAATGGAATGAAATATTTTATATGGGAAAAGTGTAAAAGTACAAAAATCAATTTCATTGCACTCCATTTTGTTCTTGTATCCCAAATAAATTAGGTTAATTCAGCAtcattattaaaaattatgaaataattttttaaaaaaaattaaaaactagaaatATAAATTACGTACTAAAAAATGATTACTTGCTTGGTCAATATgctcaaaattaaaataaagtaaaaaccTTTGTGATCCAAAGATGACAAGGCAAATGAAATgagtacataaaaaaaaaaaaaaacataaaggaTCAATTAAGATATGTCATGTATTACTAATACATCCTTCTATTACTTATATAACTTATTCTTTTTATATCAAGTTGTTTTGGTCCTCGactgaaattttcaaaaaatcaaattagGCGATAGCTTTAttcttttttatataaaatacaTAAAGAATTGTACCCATGGTTAACTCAAAATTGATAAAATCAAATTGAATTTTCCTATTTACTAACTTTAGACATGAAATTTATACgcagaattaaaaaaatattatgagAATTCTTTTCAAATGAATAGATCTTTACCAAATATAGGCACAATAAATGCATGCACTCTCAAAGTCAATGCGGTGTAGCCAAAATATAATGGAATGAAAAGCCATTATAAAaaccaaaggaaaaaaaaaaaaaaaagtaatgcaAAAGAAGCATAACTCAATTATATTTCCCTTTTCAAAGAAGATGTGATGATTCTTTCAATCAATGAGTAATAATGTCTAGGTTCATTTGTCCTACTTCTATTAAATATTATCCTATTTCAAaggatttattttcaaaaaattcatagAAAGTTAAATGAAGAAAAGATATTGTTGCCTCCACGGGCATGGCGCGGTGGAGGcgcatcagcacgtaagaaggagtatcgggagttcaattctaggtagatacactcacgaaaCCACCGGTACCTatgaatggtgagaatttactctgtgagtcaGCGGAAACCGTGAATGGTGAGAATTCGCTTTGTGAGCTAGTGaggaccatggatggtgagagttctctgtgagccagtagggaccgtggatggtaatggaaatGTGTCCTGAGGGTCAGGTTGGCCAAACGTCCAACTAATGCACGGAAGCCATGTCCACATTCtgaactttacctgatcagcgagacctagggggaggacgctgatccttaggtttggtgccgcaccagagggtttgaagggcttgttggtggctggagttcctatgtaatcagagagagagagagagagagagagagagaaagagagagaaaagatattgtttaattgaacCAAGTCACTCGTCTGTAAGAAAAAATTAAGCAATTTATTTTATTgtaaaatacaaataataaaaatttaaagttaTACAATGACACAAGTATATGCACCCACAAAAATTTGCTCACTTATTTTTTTAAGAGAAGAAATTTTAGACTATTACATACAATTATTTTAATACGTATAAAGATTGAAGAATTACGGTTTATATTGACTCATTATAGATTAATAGCGTTTTTAACTTTGGTCTCATGCTTTTATTCTTGAAGCGTGAGTAAAGTTAGTGAACCCCCTAATAAGTCAGATTTTCTTTCGGTTCTTAATCGACATGAGATTGCACGCTGTCCTTTAAAAATACACAATTTTCTATCGCATAACTCTTCTTATACCCAATTAACCTTTACGTACTTCTAGAATTGATGGCTACATATATCGGCAAAAATAACAAAGTGCCTTTTTATCTtgtccaaaattcatatttccaaaaaaaaattaaaaagatacaTAGCCAAGATGAACCCTACATCGGACCAACATGGGAAGAAATAAGTTTCTAGAGGGGCTCCTAtattaaaatcacaaaaaatataaaaaggagGTGACCATGATCAATTTAAGCAAGTGATCAAATGTTTTTCAACTTCTATTATATTAACAAAAATCACAAAGGTTTTACTATCCTATCCGATTCGAAACATGTATTCCAAGAGCATCTAGGAAACTACGTGCCACGATAAGCCTCACATTCGGGTGTAGGACCCAATCGGGCCCACACCATACAAGTTATGTGGggactactttttttttttaattaaatcagAAAAAGGGTGGGGGAGGGGATAGTGGGCGGCCCGTCATATTATGATGGGCGCATTCACATCTGATCACCATCATTTTTCAATAAGGCATGGAAGCATATATATGGGGAAAGCAGCACAAGTTGAGGAATAGGATTGACTCGACAAGCTGGAAAAGATATATAAGAGAAAGGCCTAACTTGCAATAAATACACAGCTTTATTTGTGGCAAGCACGTCGAAGAACAACCCGACCCACAAGCCACAGTAGAAAACGCAAGAACCAAACAAGAAAATGATTTAATGAGcttctccaaaaagtcaaaacgACAGCAAATTAATGGCCACGAAGATCACGTACTAGAGTTTGCTCAATGACAGGCACCACTGCTTGCCTGCCTTTTTTCAACTATTGAATTCCTATGCATGTTTCTGAGTATAtatgtgcgtgcgtgtgtgtgtgtgtgtgtatacatatcAACTTCACTGACTTCCCTTCCCACCTTGAACCAAAATCAAGATGGTGAGAGCACGTCCCATATTCTCCGGTTCTTGCATGAACCGCTCCCCTGTTCGTGTTCGGGTCCGTTCGAAATTGAAACCGGCCTCCAAGGCTGTTAAAGCCGATCAGAGAACGCAGTTTTCCGGCGATGCTGTGGCAAAAAATGGGTCGAGGAATGAAAAAAAGATCTTGGTGGTGGTTGATTCGAGCTTTGAAGCTAAGGGAGCTCTGGAATGGGCACTCTCCCAGGCAGTTCAAACCCAGGATACAATTATTCTTCTCTATATAACAAAGCCATCCAAACAAGGTATACACACATCATGCGCAGTGtcctttctcattttcatttttcactttctccctcttttcctttcttttctttatttctttgttttcatGTTCATGGATAAATTGAATGCAATGGATGGATCATACGGCGCTTATTCCTTTTTGTATATGTTGCAGCTGCTGCAGACTCCAAGAAGGAGATTAATAAAAGGGCTTATGGAGTTCTTTACTCCATGAAAAATACATGTCAAGTGAAGAGGCCAGGGGTAAGtgaaaatttcaatatttatgCGTATTTGATCTTTCAGCTTCTTAATTCTATTTAATAGCAGTGTGCGGTGTTTTAAATAATTACTCTCATTTGTCTATTAATTTTACTTCTTATATATGTATTAACAATTTTATCTTACTTAATCTGcatatcttcttctttatctaATTAAAGTTTTGCTACTCATCACACGATATCGTGAAAATTTCTTATGATTGTTTTTATCTCGGCTTCTTATAATAAAGGGGTTATAAACGATAATCCGTTCACAAATGACACCTAGCTATATTATGTTCAACCCACCTGTTTTCTTGTGATGGTTAGAGTTTCTCATCCAATTAAACCAGTTCAATTATTTGTTTCAATATCAAAATTTACACATGTTTGCCATTCTTTCTTGgcaaaaagttaaaaaataaataaataaacaaagacGACCTGTTTTATCATAGTTTATTTGATTTTGTAGTATATAATTATGATTGAAAaaacttgttttcttttttaacaTTCCCACACATCTACCATCATAAGTCAACCAAGCATAATTGGCTGCACGACCTATTGTCTTAATGCCAACTATTATTTATATATTGACTGctgattaattttattaaacaattCATCTTCATGAACTATATGAAAATTTATACATAAATgagaaatccttttttttttctttcttatatCTAATATAATAGGTACTTTGACATGTATAACTTATTGTGGTTGTGGTGGGTATGAAAAAATGAACAGGTGCAAATAGAGGTAGCAGTGGTGGAGGGGAAGGAGAAGGGGCCAACAATAGTGGAAGAAGCAAAGCAGAGGAAGGTGTCACTGCTGGTTTTGGGGCAGAGGAAGAAAAGATCCATGATATGGAGACTGAGGAGGCTTTGGGGAGGGAACCGCAGGATGAATGGTAAAGGAGGGGCAGGAGTGGTGGACTTCTGCATCCACAATGCTCACTGCATGACCATTGCTGTGAGGAGGAAGAACAAGAAGCTCGGAGGATACTTGATTACCACTAAGCAACATAAAAATTTTTGGCTTTTGGCTTAACTGTCAGGTGTTCAGAAAGGCTTGCAAGGTATGGTTCTTCCATGTAAGATTTGAAACTCACAAATTGCAAATTGTCATATTAGCTATTGGATCCACACAGATTGGAGATGGTTTGACGCGTGGTCTCATTGACGTGAGTCCCACATAACTATTTTGGATCCATATACTAATATAACCTGCAATTGAATATTGCAAATCTCACATGCAAGAACCCTTGGTTTGTAAGTATTTCTCATGAGAGATAGAGATGTGTCTTGTTGACTGTTAATTAGACTTAGAAACTCTTTTCTGTTCTGATTATAACTTGTAGACAGCTGCTAAAAAATGCTTCTAGGTGCTTGTTTGAAGCAGTTCTCAAATGATCTTTAATCACTTCTAGAATCCATTTAGATTTCTAGTAGTGAGTTTACATCATCTGATTGCTCTTCCAAGTTGGTATTAAAATCATTCTCAGATTTTATTGGTCTCAATTTAATGCTACAATCAGTCCTTTAATTTTCTTTTGTGCTGTGTTTTTAAGCGTAAGTTTTTTTCTAATAAGCTATTCAAGAGGGAGATTTAATCCCAACGTGAAATGTTGGCTAAGCAATAAGAGTTTGTGTGGATGGTTCAAGAGCACTAAATTGCTCAAAATGTAAAAAAACTCTATAATTTCAATGTAACAACTTATAATCTCTATAAATAATATCATCTCAATAAGAAATAAGTGCTATCCTAGTTTTTTCATTATTGCCATCAAGCATATTAG
The Malania oleifera isolate guangnan ecotype guangnan chromosome 13, ASM2987363v1, whole genome shotgun sequence DNA segment above includes these coding regions:
- the LOC131146714 gene encoding uncharacterized protein LOC131146714, which codes for MVRARPIFSGSCMNRSPVRVRVRSKLKPASKAVKADQRTQFSGDAVAKNGSRNEKKILVVVDSSFEAKGALEWALSQAVQTQDTIILLYITKPSKQAAADSKKEINKRAYGVLYSMKNTCQVKRPGVQIEVAVVEGKEKGPTIVEEAKQRKVSLLVLGQRKKRSMIWRLRRLWGGNRRMNGKGGAGVVDFCIHNAHCMTIAVRRKNKKLGGYLITTKQHKNFWLLA